CGTTCATCCTGCCCGGCACCCGCGAGGTGCCCCGGCGGCTGCTGCAGGCCAAGAAGAAGACCGTCGGCGTGCGCATCCCCGACCACAAGGTCTCCTTGGCCCTCGTCCAGGCACTCGGCGAGCCGCTCTTGTCATCCACCTTGATCCTGCCCGGCGAGACCTCGCCCATGACCGAGGCATGGCAGATCGGTGAAGCCCTCGGCGACCAGATCGACGCCATCGTCGACTCCGGTGTCGAGGTCATCGGTGAGCCCACCACCGTCGTGGATCTCTCCAGCGGCTATGCCGAGGTCATCCGTGTCGGCGCAGGCGATCCCACGCCCTTCGAATGACGCCCCCGCGGGGACGGTTCAGGCGCCGGCACCGACGTCGCCTGAGTTCTGCGCCCTCGGCGCGCTCGCCAGGCAGCGACCTCGACCTCGATGTCGCGCAACTGCGTCACGACCGGCGGACCACCCTGCAACTGGCGACGCGCCGCCACGATCCGACGATCGAACTCCTCGACGGCCTCGCGCACGGCACGCTCGGACCGCAGGCTGTCCAGCTGCTCGTCCAGGATCGCGTCGTCCTTGCGCAGTTGCAGCGCCTCGGGCAGGACTCCGGTGATCTGCTCGCGCTCGATGAACCGCTTGAGCCACCAGTCGGGCTCGGCGGCCGTGTCGATGTGGGGGAGGGGTTTGCCTGCGTGGGGCAGGTCGTCGAACTCGCCTCGCGCCATCGCTGCGCGGACCTGCTGGTCGACCCACAGCGTCTGGTCCTCGGGGCGGCGCGGCGGCGGGGCCGGCGCTTCGTCGTCCGCTGACTCATCGACCCGCTCGGCGTCCGGATCCATCCGGTACCGGGCGGCGCGGTTGCGGGCGTCCTCGTCCATCGGGTCAGCGGTGTCCTGTGATGCGGTCCACGTCGGCAGTTTACGACTGGACCGACAGGCGCACCCGGAGCCGATCGCCCGCCTCGCACGCCTCCGCGACCCGGACGGAGCGCTTCACCGGCATCACGAAGGACCGCTGCTCCTTGCTGGGGAACAGGGACGTCCGCCACGAGGTTCCGCCGACCGTGACCTCGACCTTGACCGAGCCGAACCCGCCGCGCGGGCCGGCCAGGTCCTCGATCTCGTCGCTCACGGCCGCCGGGACCGTGAGGAAGTGCCACGAGCCGTCCTCACGCCAGAGCCACAGGTCCGCGTCGAACTCGAACACCCGTCCGTCGTCGCGCACGCTCAGAACTCGAACAACGCGATCGGGTCCTGGGTCGGCTCGTCGACGTCGGGGTTGGACTCGACCGTGACGCCGGCCGCCGAGGCGGTCGCCGCGTCACCGGAGAGCAACACCGTCTGGTCGGGGCTCTGGGCCATCGCTCCGGCGTTCACCATCGCATCGCCCTGCTGCAACCACACGACGTACGAGTGGCCCTTGGGCGGGGGCGGCATGTCACGCGTGACCAGCACCGCTCGGCCGACCGAGGGGGAGCGGACCACGGTCGCCTTGGCACCGCCTTCGAACTCCAGGGTGATGCGCTGGGCGTCGGCGGCACGCATCACGCGGTCGGCCACGCTGACGGTCTGGCCGGAGCCCGGGTCGTCCTGCCAGGGGCGGGCCACGCCCACGCCGACTCCCACCACCACGACGGCCGCGGCGGCGGCC
Above is a window of Aeromicrobium senzhongii DNA encoding:
- a CDS encoding L-threonylcarbamoyladenylate synthase; this encodes MVRYIDIHPVDPQQRTVDQAVQVLRDGGLIAYPTDSGYALGAQIGNADALQRIRTIRQLDDKHHFTLVCCDFAQLGHFVNVANTVFRAVKAATPGPYTFILPGTREVPRRLLQAKKKTVGVRIPDHKVSLALVQALGEPLLSSTLILPGETSPMTEAWQIGEALGDQIDAIVDSGVEVIGEPTTVVDLSSGYAEVIRVGAGDPTPFE
- a CDS encoding DUF1992 domain-containing protein; the protein is MDEDARNRAARYRMDPDAERVDESADDEAPAPPPRRPEDQTLWVDQQVRAAMARGEFDDLPHAGKPLPHIDTAAEPDWWLKRFIEREQITGVLPEALQLRKDDAILDEQLDSLRSERAVREAVEEFDRRIVAARRQLQGGPPVVTQLRDIEVEVAAWRARRGRRTQATSVPAPEPSPRGRHSKGVGSPAPTRMTSA
- a CDS encoding anti-sigma factor; translation: MSDVHALSGAYALDAVTDIERQQFERHLAGCDICTEEVASLREAAAELSALTVEEPPRELRGSVLSALSEVRQLPPVVRHRPAPARRSPRRLLVAAAAAVVVVGVGVGVARPWQDDPGSGQTVSVADRVMRAADAQRITLEFEGGAKATVVRSPSVGRAVLVTRDMPPPPKGHSYVVWLQQGDAMVNAGAMAQSPDQTVLLSGDAATASAAGVTVESNPDVDEPTQDPIALFEF
- a CDS encoding DUF1905 domain-containing protein, with translation MRDDGRVFEFDADLWLWREDGSWHFLTVPAAVSDEIEDLAGPRGGFGSVKVEVTVGGTSWRTSLFPSKEQRSFVMPVKRSVRVAEACEAGDRLRVRLSVQS